From Microlunatus capsulatus, a single genomic window includes:
- a CDS encoding carboxylesterase/lipase family protein, which yields MEQEHDTVVTVAAGRLQGVERDGVTSWLGVPYAAPPLGPRRFRAPAPVERWDGVRPAVRPAGAALQAPGLGGGKGLGPSVGEDCLYVNVHAPAGAPHDGRPRPVLVWLHGGAFTGGSGALYRGAPLAAQGDLVVVTVNYRLGVFGFVDLASAVDADVPSVLGLRDQVAALRWVQENVGAFGGDPGQVVVAGESAGSISVALLMTAPSTAGLFRGAVMQSGSHSLIHGDEARQEVARAYARRLGLGRGDGDRLWQLTPQELLAAQQAVDAEFPGTLPAAPWFDGDLVPGSLEEARRSTRPEVALLAGHNRDEISFFQTSRHDILPTTRPALVARLQAALGWEEAQRLLAHYPDSAAGTRALGTDLTFAGPTRHFAERHAGAGGATWSYRFDAAVPLLGATHAADLPYLWDWGGLPGLVLRGRRTPQRQALAGRMRQRWLAFARHLDPGPDWPALTLPERRTLVLDPAGDHVEDDPGAERRRAWAGRDVMPRP from the coding sequence ATGGAGCAGGAGCACGACACGGTGGTGACGGTGGCCGCGGGCCGGCTGCAGGGGGTCGAGCGGGACGGGGTCACCTCCTGGCTCGGGGTGCCCTACGCCGCGCCGCCGCTGGGGCCGCGGCGCTTCCGCGCACCGGCCCCCGTCGAGCGCTGGGACGGCGTCCGGCCGGCGGTGCGGCCGGCGGGCGCCGCGCTGCAGGCCCCGGGCCTCGGCGGCGGGAAGGGGCTGGGCCCGTCCGTCGGCGAGGACTGCCTCTACGTCAACGTGCACGCCCCGGCCGGGGCGCCGCACGACGGGCGGCCGCGCCCGGTGCTGGTGTGGCTGCACGGCGGCGCCTTCACCGGCGGCAGCGGCGCCCTCTACCGCGGGGCGCCGCTCGCGGCGCAGGGCGACCTCGTCGTCGTCACGGTCAACTACCGGCTGGGGGTCTTCGGCTTCGTCGACCTGGCCTCCGCCGTCGACGCCGACGTGCCGAGCGTGCTCGGCCTCCGCGACCAGGTCGCCGCGCTGCGCTGGGTGCAGGAGAACGTCGGCGCCTTCGGCGGGGACCCCGGGCAGGTCGTCGTCGCGGGGGAGTCCGCCGGCTCCATCTCGGTGGCCCTGCTGATGACGGCCCCGTCGACGGCGGGGCTGTTCCGGGGCGCGGTGATGCAGAGCGGCTCGCACAGCCTCATCCACGGCGACGAGGCCCGTCAGGAGGTGGCCCGGGCCTACGCCCGCCGCCTCGGCCTCGGCCGCGGCGACGGGGACCGGCTCTGGCAGCTCACGCCGCAGGAGCTCCTCGCCGCGCAGCAGGCCGTCGACGCGGAGTTCCCCGGGACCCTGCCCGCGGCGCCCTGGTTCGACGGCGACCTGGTGCCCGGCTCGCTGGAGGAGGCGCGGCGGTCGACCCGGCCGGAGGTGGCGCTGCTGGCCGGTCACAACCGGGACGAGATCTCGTTCTTCCAGACCTCGCGCCACGACATCCTGCCCACCACCCGGCCGGCCCTGGTGGCCCGGCTGCAGGCCGCCCTCGGCTGGGAGGAGGCGCAGCGGCTGCTGGCGCACTACCCGGACTCGGCGGCCGGCACCCGCGCCCTCGGCACCGACCTCACCTTCGCCGGGCCCACCCGGCACTTCGCCGAGCGGCACGCCGGCGCGGGCGGGGCGACCTGGTCCTACCGCTTCGACGCCGCCGTGCCCCTGCTGGGGGCGACGCACGCGGCGGACCTGCCCTACCTGTGGGACTGGGGCGGGCTGCCCGGGCTGGTGCTGCGCGGCCGGCGGACGCCGCAGCGGCAGGCGCTGGCGGGGCGGATGCGGCAGCGCTGGCTGGCCTTCGCCCGGCACCTCGACCCGGGGCCGGACTGGCCCGCCCTCACCCTGCCGGAGCGGCGCACCCTGGTGCTGGACCCGGCGGGCGACCACGTCGAGGACGACCCCGGCGCCGAGCGCCGCCGGGCCTGGGCCGGCCGTGACGTCATGCCCCGCCCCTGA
- a CDS encoding MFS transporter: MTVAPAELVRAGSPQGRWVLFATIAGSGLAQLDGTVVNVALAAIGRDFDAGFTALQWVVNAYTLTLAALILLGGVLGDLYGRRRMFLVGVVWFAVASALCALAPGEEVLVAARALQGVGGALLTPGSLAIISASFRPQDRARAVGAWSGLGGIAGAVGPFLGGWLVGVDWRWVFLINLPVAALIVVVTLRHVPESRDDEVAAGTGHVDLPGTLLVVAALGGLTYALTEAGRSGWHPVLAAVAGAGLLAGVAFVLVERRARQPLVRLDMFADRVFAATNLVTVFVYAALSVYFFLIVLQLQVVSGWSPLAAGTAVLPVTLCMLLLSARAGALAQRQGPRLLMTVGCLLAAAGFVAALRVGPGADYLTDVLPSVLLLGLGLSCAVAPLTAAVLAAAPDHLAGAASGVNNATARSAGLLAIAVVPAVAGLGGAGVDDAGALEQGFVVAMLVGAGVLVVGAVVSWAGLGRHGARPLA; this comes from the coding sequence GTGACCGTCGCCCCGGCCGAACTCGTCCGGGCCGGCAGCCCGCAGGGCCGCTGGGTCCTGTTCGCCACCATCGCCGGCTCGGGCCTGGCCCAGCTCGACGGCACCGTCGTCAACGTCGCGCTCGCCGCCATCGGCCGCGACTTCGACGCCGGCTTCACCGCCCTGCAGTGGGTGGTCAACGCCTACACCCTCACCCTGGCCGCGCTGATCCTGCTCGGCGGCGTGCTCGGCGACCTCTACGGCCGCCGGCGCATGTTCCTGGTCGGCGTCGTCTGGTTCGCCGTCGCCTCCGCGCTCTGCGCGCTCGCGCCCGGGGAGGAGGTGCTGGTCGCGGCCCGGGCCCTGCAGGGCGTCGGCGGCGCCCTGCTCACCCCGGGCAGCCTCGCCATCATCTCCGCCAGCTTCCGCCCCCAGGACCGCGCCCGGGCCGTCGGCGCCTGGTCCGGCCTCGGCGGCATCGCCGGCGCCGTCGGCCCCTTCCTCGGCGGCTGGCTGGTCGGCGTCGACTGGCGCTGGGTGTTCCTCATCAACCTGCCGGTGGCCGCGCTCATCGTCGTCGTCACCCTGCGGCACGTGCCCGAGAGCCGCGACGACGAGGTCGCCGCCGGCACCGGCCACGTCGACCTGCCGGGCACCCTGCTGGTCGTCGCCGCTCTCGGCGGCCTCACCTACGCCCTCACCGAGGCCGGGCGCAGCGGCTGGCACCCGGTGCTCGCCGCCGTCGCCGGCGCGGGCCTGCTGGCCGGGGTGGCCTTCGTGCTCGTCGAGCGGCGGGCCCGGCAGCCGCTGGTCCGGCTCGACATGTTCGCCGACCGCGTCTTCGCCGCCACGAACCTCGTCACCGTCTTCGTCTACGCCGCGCTGTCGGTCTACTTCTTCCTCATCGTCCTGCAGCTGCAGGTGGTCAGCGGCTGGAGCCCGCTCGCCGCCGGGACCGCCGTCCTCCCGGTGACGCTCTGCATGCTGCTGCTCTCGGCCCGCGCGGGCGCCCTGGCGCAGCGGCAGGGCCCGCGCCTGCTGATGACGGTCGGCTGCCTGCTCGCGGCCGCCGGCTTCGTCGCCGCCCTGCGGGTGGGCCCCGGGGCCGACTACCTCACCGACGTGCTGCCCTCGGTCCTGCTGCTCGGCCTGGGCCTGTCCTGCGCGGTGGCGCCGCTCACCGCCGCCGTGCTGGCCGCCGCCCCCGACCACCTGGCCGGCGCGGCGTCGGGGGTCAACAACGCGACGGCCCGCTCGGCGGGGCTGCTGGCCATCGCCGTCGTGCCCGCGGTGGCCGGTCTGGGCGGGGCCGGGGTCGACGACGCCGGTGCGCTCGAGCAGGGCTTCGTCGTCGCCATGCTGGTCGGCGCGGGGGTGCTCGTCGTCGGCGCGGTCGTCTCCTGGGCGGGCCTCGGCCGCCACGGCGCCCGGCCCCTCGCCTGA
- a CDS encoding sensor histidine kinase produces the protein MPDRPAPPPLTRFQEGWRLAVAALGGLALWVGQFGTNGAVVGWFGVVDLLVGAGCVVLAHHRRRWPVLVAWVTTLATAVSATAGVAGALAYVSLVTTRRWRPIVGVSLVGLAAGHLYEYVPAPGRGTAGLPWWTSLIFLTLATGIALVAGLYIGARRDLVQSYRERAETAEREQAARVEQARMGERARIAREMHDVLAHRISLVALHAGAMTYRTDLGAEELRSSAAVVQENAHLALGELRDVLGVLRDPAPAPATTGPAPAPPQPTLADLAALVRETRQAGSPVQVVDHREPGTVPDAVGRTAYRVVQEALTNVRKHAPGGPAVLRLAGGPGGRLEVEVTNPLRRSPVPVADRSPARPPAAVPGAGVGLVGLAERVGLAGGDLAHGPDGGRYRVRASLPWPA, from the coding sequence GTGCCCGACCGCCCCGCCCCGCCCCCGCTGACGCGGTTCCAGGAGGGCTGGCGGCTCGCCGTCGCCGCGCTGGGCGGGCTCGCGCTCTGGGTGGGCCAGTTCGGCACGAACGGCGCGGTCGTCGGCTGGTTCGGGGTGGTGGACCTGCTGGTCGGGGCGGGCTGCGTCGTGCTGGCCCACCACCGCCGGCGCTGGCCGGTGCTGGTCGCCTGGGTCACGACGCTGGCCACCGCGGTCTCCGCGACGGCGGGGGTGGCGGGCGCCCTGGCCTACGTCTCGCTGGTGACCACCCGCCGCTGGCGGCCGATCGTCGGGGTGTCGCTGGTGGGGCTGGCGGCCGGGCACCTCTACGAGTACGTGCCCGCCCCGGGCCGGGGCACGGCGGGGCTGCCCTGGTGGACGTCGCTGATCTTCCTCACCCTGGCCACCGGCATCGCGCTGGTCGCCGGGCTCTACATCGGCGCCCGCCGCGACCTCGTGCAGTCCTACCGGGAGCGCGCCGAGACCGCCGAGCGGGAGCAGGCGGCCCGCGTCGAGCAGGCGCGGATGGGCGAGCGCGCCCGGATCGCCCGGGAGATGCACGACGTGCTGGCCCACCGGATCTCCCTCGTCGCGCTGCACGCCGGGGCGATGACGTACCGCACCGACCTGGGGGCCGAGGAGCTGCGCTCGTCGGCGGCGGTGGTGCAGGAGAACGCCCACCTGGCCCTCGGCGAGCTGCGCGACGTCCTGGGCGTGCTCCGCGACCCGGCTCCCGCGCCGGCGACCACCGGTCCGGCCCCGGCGCCGCCGCAGCCGACGCTGGCCGACCTGGCCGCCCTGGTCCGCGAGACCCGGCAGGCCGGGTCCCCGGTGCAGGTCGTCGACCACCGGGAGCCCGGGACGGTGCCCGACGCCGTCGGCCGGACCGCCTACCGCGTGGTCCAGGAGGCGCTGACCAACGTCCGCAAGCACGCGCCCGGCGGTCCGGCGGTGCTGCGGCTGGCCGGCGGCCCGGGCGGCCGGCTGGAGGTCGAGGTGACCAACCCGCTGCGGCGCTCCCCGGTGCCCGTCGCTGACCGCTCCCCGGCCCGGCCGCCCGCCGCCGTGCCCGGGGCCGGCGTCGGCCTCGTCGGGCTGGCCGAGCGGGTCGGGCTGGCCGGCGGCGACCTGGCCCACGGCCCCGACGGCGGCCGCTACCGGGTCCGGGCGAGCCTGCCGTGGCCGGCGTGA
- a CDS encoding response regulator transcription factor, producing the protein MAGVTEPGVVRVLLADDDALVRAGLRMILGGHPDLEVVGEARDGVEAVALAGRLAVDVVLMDIRMPRRDGLSATEELLRTPSPPAVLVLTTFDTDDSVLTALRLGASGFLLKDTPPDRIVDAVRRVAAGEPALSPTVTAQLIAAVASGPQPDRTAAARTRLDSLTERERAVALAVGAGRSNAEIGAELYLSVATVKAHLSRVMVKLGVENRVQVAIQVHDAGLA; encoded by the coding sequence GTGGCCGGCGTGACGGAGCCGGGGGTGGTCCGCGTGCTGCTGGCCGACGACGACGCGCTGGTCCGGGCCGGGCTGCGGATGATCCTCGGCGGGCACCCCGACCTCGAGGTGGTGGGCGAGGCCCGCGACGGCGTGGAGGCGGTCGCGCTGGCGGGCCGGCTGGCCGTCGACGTCGTCCTGATGGACATCCGGATGCCCCGCCGGGACGGGCTGTCGGCCACCGAGGAGCTGCTCCGCACCCCGTCCCCGCCGGCGGTGCTCGTGCTGACGACCTTCGACACCGACGACTCCGTGCTCACCGCCCTCCGGCTCGGGGCGAGCGGGTTCCTGCTCAAGGACACCCCGCCCGACCGGATCGTCGACGCCGTCCGCCGGGTGGCCGCGGGCGAGCCGGCGCTCTCCCCCACCGTCACGGCCCAGCTGATCGCCGCCGTGGCGAGCGGCCCGCAGCCCGACCGCACCGCGGCGGCCCGGACCCGGCTGGACAGCCTGACCGAGCGGGAGCGGGCGGTCGCCCTGGCCGTCGGCGCGGGGCGCAGCAACGCCGAGATCGGGGCGGAGCTCTACCTCAGCGTCGCGACGGTGAAGGCGCACCTCTCGCGGGTGATGGTCAAGCTCGGCGTCGAGAACCGGGTGCAGGTGGCGATCCAGGTGCACGACGCGGGCCTGGCCTGA
- a CDS encoding ABC transporter permease gives MTTTATPTTPRPPAPGEAPARRTAPTGVPFHRLLAVETRKIVDTRAGRGLLLVIALVTAATIAVVLLTAEPEELTWSTLALATALPQAFLLPVLGILTATAEWTHRTGLVTFTLEPRRLRVGVAKLLAATLVGLLAVVVALAVGALANVAGMLWLDGDGSWSLDAGQVGGAALLQVIGVAQGVGFGAAIGTSAPAIVAFLVLPTLWTVLGAMISWLETPARWLDLAMTSEPLLAGSLAAGDWARLATSVGLWVLLPLAVGTHRLLHREVS, from the coding sequence ATGACCACCACCGCGACCCCGACGACGCCCCGTCCGCCCGCCCCCGGCGAGGCACCCGCCCGCCGGACCGCCCCCACGGGCGTGCCCTTCCACCGGCTGCTCGCCGTCGAGACCCGCAAGATCGTCGACACCCGCGCCGGGCGCGGGCTGCTGCTGGTCATCGCCCTCGTCACCGCCGCGACGATCGCCGTGGTGCTGCTCACCGCCGAGCCCGAGGAGCTCACCTGGAGCACCCTGGCGCTGGCCACCGCGCTGCCGCAGGCCTTCCTGCTGCCGGTCCTCGGCATCCTCACCGCCACCGCGGAGTGGACCCACCGGACCGGTCTGGTCACCTTCACCCTGGAGCCGCGCCGGCTGCGGGTCGGGGTGGCCAAGCTGCTGGCCGCCACCCTCGTGGGCCTGCTGGCCGTCGTCGTCGCCCTGGCCGTGGGGGCGCTGGCCAACGTCGCCGGCATGCTCTGGCTGGACGGCGACGGCTCCTGGTCCCTCGACGCCGGGCAGGTCGGCGGCGCCGCGCTGCTCCAGGTCATCGGGGTGGCCCAGGGCGTGGGCTTCGGCGCCGCCATCGGCACCAGCGCCCCCGCGATCGTCGCCTTCCTCGTGCTGCCCACGCTGTGGACCGTGCTGGGCGCGATGATCTCGTGGCTGGAGACCCCGGCCCGCTGGCTGGACCTGGCCATGACCAGCGAGCCGCTGCTGGCGGGCAGCCTCGCCGCCGGCGACTGGGCCCGGCTGGCCACCTCGGTGGGCCTGTGGGTGCTGCTGCCGCTGGCCGTCGGCACCCACCGGCTGCTGCACCGCGAGGTCAGCTGA
- a CDS encoding GNAT family N-acetyltransferase, which translates to MHPALRPARSDDVDRIHQLVVDLATYERAADQVRATPEQLRRALFGPSPAVHALVAEVDGVVVGFALWFLSFSTWEGVHGVYLEDLYVEPAHRGRGLGRALLAALAETALARGWARVEWSVLDWNAPALGFYRALGAVAMDGWTVHRLTGDALRAVAGAQDGARNRLS; encoded by the coding sequence GTGCACCCCGCCCTCCGTCCCGCCCGGTCCGACGACGTCGACCGGATCCACCAGCTGGTGGTCGACCTCGCCACCTACGAGCGCGCCGCCGACCAGGTCCGGGCGACGCCCGAGCAGCTCCGCAGAGCCCTGTTCGGGCCGTCCCCGGCCGTGCACGCGCTGGTCGCGGAGGTGGACGGCGTCGTCGTCGGCTTCGCCCTGTGGTTCCTCAGCTTCTCCACCTGGGAGGGCGTGCACGGGGTCTACCTCGAGGACCTCTACGTCGAGCCCGCCCACCGCGGCCGGGGCCTCGGCCGCGCCCTGCTGGCGGCCCTGGCCGAGACCGCGCTCGCCCGCGGCTGGGCGCGGGTCGAGTGGTCGGTGCTGGACTGGAACGCCCCGGCGCTCGGGTTCTACCGCGCGCTCGGGGCCGTGGCCATGGACGGCTGGACCGTGCACCGGCTCACGGGCGACGCCCTGCGCGCCGTCGCGGGCGCGCAGGACGGGGCCAGGAACCGGCTCAGCTGA
- a CDS encoding ABC transporter ATP-binding protein gives MITIDRLSRRYGSFTAVDDISFEVRPGSVTGFLGPNGAGKSTAMRMMVGLTPPSSGTATVLGRPYRSLVNPGREVGVLLDAGAQHGGRTGREVLTLAAVLMGVDRGRVDAMLALVGLSPAEARRRTKHYSLGMRQRLGIAHALLGDPRVLVLDEPANGLDPAGIHWMRGLLRDFAARGGTVLLSSHLLHEVEVVADELVLIGRGRIVAQGTKAELLAGTGTVVGAADLATLAEALEAAGVTVTRGGDRTLVASAPPEQVGRLAAAEGLALTELRSGDGGLEQMFLELTADDAREQVRA, from the coding sequence ATGATCACCATCGACAGGCTCAGCCGGCGGTACGGGTCGTTCACCGCCGTCGACGACATCAGCTTCGAGGTCCGCCCGGGCAGCGTGACGGGCTTCCTCGGACCCAACGGCGCGGGCAAGTCCACCGCCATGCGGATGATGGTGGGGCTGACCCCGCCCTCCAGCGGCACCGCCACCGTCCTCGGCCGGCCCTACCGCTCGCTGGTCAACCCCGGCCGCGAGGTCGGCGTGCTGCTCGACGCGGGCGCCCAGCACGGCGGCCGCACCGGCCGCGAGGTGCTCACCCTGGCCGCCGTCCTGATGGGCGTCGACCGGGGCCGGGTGGACGCGATGCTGGCCCTGGTCGGGCTGTCGCCGGCGGAGGCGCGGCGCCGCACGAAGCACTACTCCCTGGGCATGCGCCAGCGGCTGGGCATCGCCCACGCCCTGCTCGGCGATCCCCGGGTGCTGGTCCTCGACGAGCCGGCCAACGGGCTCGACCCGGCCGGCATCCACTGGATGCGCGGCCTGCTGCGCGACTTCGCCGCCCGCGGCGGCACGGTCCTGCTCTCCTCGCACCTGCTGCACGAGGTCGAGGTGGTGGCCGACGAGCTGGTCCTGATCGGCCGCGGCCGGATCGTCGCCCAGGGCACCAAGGCCGAGCTGCTCGCCGGCACCGGCACCGTCGTCGGGGCCGCCGACCTCGCGACCCTGGCCGAGGCGCTCGAGGCCGCGGGCGTCACCGTCACCCGGGGCGGGGACCGCACCCTGGTCGCCTCCGCCCCACCGGAGCAGGTCGGGAGGCTGGCCGCGGCCGAGGGGCTGGCCCTCACCGAGCTGCGGTCCGGCGACGGCGGGCTGGAGCAGATGTTCCTCGAGCTCACCGCTGACGACGCGCGGGAGCAGGTGCGGGCATGA